Proteins from a genomic interval of Oceanispirochaeta crateris:
- a CDS encoding thiamine pyrophosphate-binding protein has translation MNKKQCTAAAKLIDILKNQGVECMFGLPGGNAIPIFDALAQSDMKLVLTRHEQGATHMADGYARSSGKPGVVLVTSGPGATNTLTGVMTAMMDSVPMVVLCGQQLTSNLGLDTFQEADVSGIPIP, from the coding sequence ATGAACAAAAAGCAATGTACTGCCGCCGCCAAGTTAATAGATATTTTAAAAAACCAGGGAGTAGAATGTATGTTCGGTCTCCCCGGAGGGAATGCAATCCCTATATTTGATGCTTTGGCACAGTCCGATATGAAACTGGTACTAACAAGACATGAACAGGGAGCCACACATATGGCTGATGGGTATGCCCGATCTTCGGGAAAACCGGGTGTGGTTCTTGTAACATCCGGACCTGGGGCTACAAACACACTGACCGGAGTTATGACAGCCATGATGGATTCGGTACCCATGGTCGTTCTGTGTGGACAGCAGCTAACGAGTAACCTTGGATTGGATACATTTCAGGAGGCCGATGTCTCAGGTATTCCTATCCCATAG
- a CDS encoding glycoside hydrolase family 3 protein, whose product MKRIFSIITFSVLFMISCRTNQIMDEKALLSTPDRQLNSQSQSQNTKEDFNDAYLKKIGLYSALSQSAKDSLIDSYLLSMTDSEKIGQLFILAIRHTDYGKPALKVDETIKTFMSKYKPGGIILFSLNFKNPEQTKELISQLQSISPYPLFITTDEEGGKVSRLGKSAYMNVLYLPPAGEIGDTLNTDLAEVAAEYLGLDMKELGFNMNMAPVADVADADPMNPIGSRSFSSDPETAGSMTAAAVRGYKKAGISPVLKHFPGHGNVGGDSHNGAVASLSSREDFYNIDFIPFIKGIEAGTDFIMMGHMAAPALTGTNEPASLSRQIQTVILREEFRYEGLIITDAMDMGAIKNSFAPGEAALKAFLAGSDMILMPENIPEAQQTLLKALSDGLYTQERLDESLRRILKIKLNNGLFDKTVQSLTDSQNMNKSDRHTLITNRLNTQ is encoded by the coding sequence TTGAAACGGATTTTTTCAATTATAACTTTTTCAGTTTTATTCATGATCTCCTGCCGGACGAATCAAATCATGGACGAAAAAGCTCTTTTATCTACTCCCGACAGGCAATTAAATAGTCAAAGTCAGTCTCAAAATACGAAAGAAGACTTCAACGATGCCTATTTAAAAAAAATAGGTCTTTACAGCGCCTTATCCCAGTCCGCAAAAGACTCACTCATTGATTCCTATTTACTCTCAATGACGGATTCCGAGAAAATCGGACAGTTGTTTATACTGGCAATAAGACATACAGACTACGGGAAGCCCGCATTAAAAGTTGATGAAACCATCAAAACTTTCATGTCAAAATATAAACCTGGTGGCATTATCCTTTTTTCTCTCAACTTTAAGAATCCGGAACAAACCAAAGAATTGATCAGCCAACTTCAATCCATTAGTCCCTATCCACTTTTTATCACAACCGATGAAGAGGGCGGAAAAGTGAGCCGTCTGGGCAAATCCGCTTATATGAATGTCCTCTATCTCCCCCCTGCCGGCGAAATTGGTGATACGCTGAATACGGATTTGGCTGAAGTCGCAGCTGAATATCTTGGCTTGGATATGAAAGAACTGGGATTTAATATGAATATGGCACCCGTTGCCGATGTGGCCGATGCAGACCCGATGAATCCCATTGGTAGCAGATCTTTCAGCTCCGATCCTGAAACGGCAGGGTCCATGACTGCTGCGGCCGTAAGAGGATATAAGAAGGCTGGAATATCTCCGGTTCTCAAACATTTTCCGGGACACGGTAATGTAGGCGGAGACAGTCACAACGGCGCCGTGGCTTCCCTTAGTTCCAGAGAGGATTTTTATAACATAGATTTTATTCCTTTTATAAAAGGCATTGAGGCTGGTACTGATTTCATAATGATGGGTCATATGGCAGCACCAGCTTTGACTGGCACGAATGAACCGGCATCTCTTTCAAGGCAAATCCAAACGGTCATACTCAGAGAAGAATTTAGATATGAAGGACTGATCATCACCGACGCCATGGACATGGGAGCCATAAAAAACAGTTTTGCACCGGGAGAAGCAGCCTTGAAAGCCTTTTTAGCAGGATCAGACATGATTTTAATGCCTGAGAATATCCCCGAGGCACAACAAACATTGCTAAAAGCCCTTTCAGATGGCCTATACACACAAGAAAGACTCGATGAATCCCTTAGAAGAATACTGAAAATCAAACTGAATAATGGTTTGTTTGATAAAACGGTTCAATCACTGACAGATTCTCAAAATATGAATAAATCTGATAGGCATACTCTCATTACCAATCGGTTAAATACACAATAA
- a CDS encoding 3-deoxy-7-phosphoheptulonate synthase, whose amino-acid sequence MEKLNNANIRSIVPLITPDDLKEEYPISEALTKQILTHRNEVRNILEKKDDRMLAIVGPCSIHDTVAALDYAQRLAELRERYKDRLCIIMRVYFEKPRTALGWRGLILDPDMDDSYKLEKGLRQARKLLLEINNLGLPTGSEILDPIVPQYISDLISWAAIGARTTESQTHRELTSGLSMPVGFKNGTDGSMDVAINGIHSAHHPHSFIGIDGKGQTCVLSTEGNKTGHPILRGGKRGPNYYEEIIEDTEELLIKEGLLPVVMIDCSHENSGKKYFRQERVMNSIMDQRSKGRDSIVGFMLESNIHEGKQCIPEDKSQLSYGVSITDACISFETTAKILDSAYKVLDK is encoded by the coding sequence ATGGAAAAACTAAATAATGCTAATATACGGTCCATCGTGCCTCTCATTACACCAGATGACCTAAAAGAAGAATATCCTATTAGTGAGGCTCTTACAAAGCAAATTCTTACCCATCGCAATGAGGTTCGCAATATCCTGGAAAAAAAAGATGATAGGATGCTGGCCATTGTCGGGCCGTGTTCCATCCATGATACGGTTGCTGCCCTGGATTATGCTCAAAGACTTGCGGAATTGAGAGAGCGGTACAAAGACCGGCTATGCATTATCATGCGGGTCTATTTTGAAAAACCCCGAACGGCTCTTGGATGGAGAGGGTTGATACTCGATCCGGATATGGATGACAGCTATAAGCTGGAAAAGGGGCTTAGACAAGCGAGAAAGCTTCTCCTAGAAATTAACAATCTTGGATTGCCAACGGGGTCTGAGATCCTCGACCCCATTGTACCCCAGTATATATCCGATCTGATTTCGTGGGCTGCCATAGGTGCCAGAACAACCGAATCCCAAACACACCGGGAACTAACCAGTGGGTTATCCATGCCCGTCGGTTTTAAAAACGGAACAGATGGCAGCATGGACGTTGCCATCAACGGGATTCATTCAGCACATCATCCTCATAGTTTTATCGGCATTGACGGGAAAGGGCAGACATGTGTTCTGAGTACAGAAGGAAATAAGACAGGTCATCCTATTCTCCGGGGGGGCAAACGGGGACCTAATTACTATGAAGAGATCATCGAAGATACGGAGGAGCTATTAATCAAGGAAGGTCTGCTTCCGGTTGTGATGATTGACTGCAGTCATGAGAATTCGGGTAAAAAATATTTCCGCCAGGAAAGGGTCATGAACTCCATCATGGATCAGAGAAGCAAGGGCCGGGATTCAATCGTCGGTTTTATGCTGGAAAGTAACATTCATGAAGGAAAACAATGCATTCCCGAAGACAAGAGTCAATTATCCTATGGTGTTTCTATAACCGATGCCTGCATCTCTTTTGAAACAACTGCCAAGATTCTGGATTCTGCCTATAAGGTTCTAGACAAATAA
- a CDS encoding M23 family metallopeptidase: protein MSIFERDAKAITITNRICHLALEFLHDRSNCLIRKDDQTLINGESCTYSLSLSHINDNTLILDEQVLAIKCNRMTHRHWLFHHREAWKLKDAGKNGAALDKELVTIELLDLMERLEGIRDKKTSRFDVPVSPRGSHVHDAAGLLKSKSARVFTLAAAGLVMAVLFLSLFISTMQYGRMLKTVLTLNDVITTTSQSNNETIDVLSTEMNRINEELYSLKDVVFQEKEAFEFNKKQTSMNLRWLASRFPRSSSSRAKAYEYLADRIEESETYGEMVFQMSRLPENNDQAETLMATDRSNRLSMDHYSSVFPGLILPVNTGFPDNDDSDFMISSGFIERRLSPLGSGGVKPHLAVDIINLDNIIKVSEGNDIIRDASQPGYAQAVYPGIMQEKGFDWVYGWHAEVRHELMPEVQKLFPQAQFWTSYYAHMEDESHLSEGASLDAGDFIGKIGNTGKSTGPHLHFELRVYHPGGQESNSYGTFDRINPYKRVRRSQQE from the coding sequence ATGAGTATTTTTGAAAGAGATGCAAAAGCTATAACAATCACAAATCGAATTTGTCATTTAGCTCTAGAGTTTCTGCATGATCGCAGCAACTGTCTCATCCGTAAAGATGATCAAACTCTCATAAACGGCGAGTCCTGCACATATTCCCTTTCTCTTTCCCATATCAATGACAATACTCTCATCCTGGATGAACAGGTGCTGGCCATCAAGTGCAATAGGATGACTCACCGTCATTGGCTGTTTCATCACAGGGAAGCCTGGAAACTCAAGGATGCTGGAAAGAACGGTGCCGCCCTGGATAAGGAGCTGGTGACCATAGAACTTTTGGATTTGATGGAGCGTCTTGAAGGCATCCGGGACAAAAAAACATCCCGTTTTGATGTTCCTGTTTCACCCAGGGGGTCACACGTCCATGATGCAGCGGGTCTGTTAAAGAGCAAATCTGCCAGGGTTTTTACACTCGCAGCAGCAGGACTGGTCATGGCCGTACTCTTTTTATCTCTGTTTATATCAACAATGCAGTATGGGCGAATGTTGAAAACAGTTTTGACCCTCAATGATGTCATCACAACCACTTCTCAGTCCAATAATGAGACCATCGATGTACTTAGTACCGAAATGAACCGTATCAATGAGGAGCTTTATAGTCTCAAGGATGTGGTGTTTCAAGAAAAAGAGGCCTTTGAATTCAATAAAAAGCAGACTTCAATGAACCTGCGTTGGCTGGCTTCCCGATTTCCAAGATCCAGCAGTTCCAGAGCTAAAGCCTATGAGTACCTGGCTGATAGGATCGAAGAATCCGAGACCTATGGTGAAATGGTTTTTCAGATGTCGAGGCTCCCTGAAAATAACGATCAGGCCGAAACTTTGATGGCCACTGATAGAAGCAATCGACTCTCTATGGACCACTATTCCTCCGTATTTCCCGGTCTAATTCTACCTGTGAATACGGGATTTCCGGATAATGATGACAGTGATTTTATGATTTCTAGTGGATTTATAGAACGACGTTTGTCTCCTCTCGGATCCGGGGGTGTTAAGCCTCATTTAGCCGTGGACATCATCAATCTGGATAACATCATAAAAGTCTCTGAAGGCAATGATATTATCAGAGACGCCAGCCAGCCTGGTTATGCTCAGGCTGTGTATCCTGGAATTATGCAGGAAAAAGGGTTTGACTGGGTCTATGGCTGGCACGCTGAGGTCCGGCATGAACTGATGCCTGAAGTTCAAAAACTTTTTCCTCAAGCTCAGTTCTGGACCAGTTATTATGCTCATATGGAGGATGAAAGTCATTTGTCTGAGGGAGCATCCCTTGATGCGGGTGATTTTATTGGTAAAATCGGCAATACCGGCAAGTCTACCGGACCCCATCTTCACTTTGAGTTGAGAGTCTACCATCCTGGTGGACAGGAAAGCAATTCCTATGGAACATTTGACCGTATCAATCCCTATAAAAGAGTCCGTCGGAGTCAGCAGGAATAG
- a CDS encoding YkgJ family cysteine cluster protein, with the protein MDQDIDKTCRAYKDILNKASQKYRENKVYFKKLKKVKQGKVDTLLRRFHVEVFDEIDCLKCSNCCRSTGPLLRERDITRLSRGLKMKPGSFTESYLKIDEEGDYVFQTMPCPFIQEDNLCLFYSDRPGACRDFPHTNSISFKKYTRQMLENTKICPAVFLIFEKMKLEIPL; encoded by the coding sequence ATGGACCAGGACATTGATAAAACCTGCCGTGCCTACAAAGACATACTGAACAAAGCCTCGCAGAAATACAGGGAAAATAAGGTATATTTCAAGAAACTCAAAAAAGTGAAACAGGGAAAGGTAGATACCCTCCTCCGCCGTTTTCATGTGGAAGTGTTTGATGAAATTGACTGTCTGAAATGTAGTAATTGCTGCAGGAGCACCGGACCCCTGCTAAGGGAGAGAGACATCACAAGGTTGTCCCGAGGCCTTAAAATGAAACCCGGCAGTTTTACTGAAAGTTATCTAAAAATAGATGAAGAGGGAGACTATGTGTTCCAGACCATGCCCTGCCCCTTCATACAGGAAGACAATCTCTGCCTTTTCTATTCAGATAGACCGGGTGCCTGCCGGGATTTCCCACACACAAACAGCATCTCTTTTAAAAAATATACGCGTCAGATGCTTGAAAATACAAAAATCTGCCCGGCTGTCTTTTTAATCTTCGAAAAAATGAAATTAGAAATACCACTATGA
- the hisI gene encoding phosphoribosyl-AMP cyclohydrolase, protein MSECPLDFEKTKGLIPVIVQDFESKEILMQAYLNKEAWEESIRTSRGVYFSRSRQKLWRKGESSGNYQILKEVRIDCDNDSVLFVVEQIGGAACHTGHKSCYYRRWEDGILVETDKALFNPEEVYGPGH, encoded by the coding sequence ATGAGTGAATGCCCTCTGGATTTTGAAAAAACAAAAGGTCTGATCCCTGTGATAGTACAGGATTTTGAAAGCAAAGAAATCCTAATGCAGGCCTACCTGAATAAAGAAGCCTGGGAAGAATCTATTCGGACCTCCAGAGGAGTCTACTTCTCACGTAGCAGACAGAAACTCTGGCGGAAAGGCGAATCCTCCGGGAACTATCAGATTCTAAAAGAAGTTCGCATTGATTGTGACAATGACTCTGTATTATTTGTTGTAGAACAGATTGGCGGTGCAGCCTGTCACACCGGGCACAAGAGTTGTTACTACAGGCGTTGGGAAGATGGGATACTGGTAGAAACGGATAAAGCACTCTTTAATCCAGAAGAAGTATATGGACCAGGACATTGA
- a CDS encoding UTP--glucose-1-phosphate uridylyltransferase, with the protein MSDPLLTLEETTQLLNHGVDVELSLSILDGYNKGQTGRSEKVIPEGVPEIDGKRILDLSGAKSFHFSEEELRKFTKSYPDAASYLNPEEGRISRSELIKAGTALLPVFAYGFLNGGSATSYGDIKKNSGFSPKLFDLYEDEFTKLAAQSKGRPKGVTPGFLQPVGLPGPSYMELKLRSLLLLNKSYKGLTGKDELKGIPFFQMTSVSNDSEVQGALKTYKQSPWLKSLAKSLDIPPYDAYSAKQPLITAYSHSSQGDPKEIFRSSNKDFPFICLPGGHGQCFRVLKKTWQHLYDKGIRFISLGNIDNLGYTLDPLELAILAIKDAPAGFDESYKTAVDIKGGILVDAGKGRLNCVDLGVGISHEEAAALESSGKKILFNCGTGLFNLEWLLKNIDAIIEGLPLRFSDQNKDIGLYSQAEQVTWEVMGMIKDPIIFAVDKYQRFLAAKILLENMMTSGLKLNAPGFPDDQEALLATAQKLNGGLKNLLSTVYALVLEDNLWRPEEKK; encoded by the coding sequence ATGAGCGATCCCTTACTGACCCTTGAAGAGACCACACAACTCCTGAACCATGGTGTGGATGTTGAATTATCATTATCCATACTAGACGGATACAATAAAGGACAGACTGGAAGGTCGGAAAAGGTAATCCCCGAGGGAGTTCCAGAGATTGATGGAAAGAGAATCTTGGACCTCAGCGGTGCCAAATCTTTTCACTTTAGTGAGGAAGAACTCAGGAAATTTACCAAATCTTATCCCGATGCGGCATCATATCTAAATCCAGAGGAAGGAAGGATCTCTCGTTCTGAATTGATAAAGGCAGGAACAGCCCTCCTTCCTGTCTTCGCCTATGGATTTTTAAACGGCGGTTCTGCCACATCCTATGGAGATATAAAAAAGAATAGTGGTTTTAGTCCAAAACTATTTGATCTTTATGAAGATGAATTTACAAAATTAGCCGCTCAATCCAAGGGAAGACCAAAGGGTGTCACTCCTGGCTTCCTTCAGCCCGTCGGCCTTCCAGGGCCCTCCTATATGGAACTAAAGCTCCGATCACTCCTGCTTTTAAACAAATCCTACAAAGGTCTGACCGGCAAAGATGAGCTAAAAGGCATACCCTTCTTTCAGATGACAAGTGTTTCAAATGACAGTGAAGTACAGGGAGCTCTGAAGACTTACAAACAAAGTCCCTGGCTTAAGAGTCTGGCGAAATCCCTGGACATACCGCCTTACGATGCTTACTCTGCCAAACAGCCCCTCATAACAGCGTACAGTCACAGTTCTCAAGGTGATCCAAAGGAGATATTTCGTTCTTCAAACAAGGATTTCCCATTCATTTGCCTTCCGGGAGGTCATGGCCAGTGTTTCCGGGTTCTCAAGAAAACCTGGCAGCACCTCTATGACAAGGGTATCCGATTCATCTCACTGGGGAACATTGATAACCTGGGCTATACACTAGACCCCCTTGAATTGGCCATTCTCGCAATCAAAGACGCCCCTGCAGGATTTGATGAATCTTATAAGACTGCTGTAGATATCAAAGGTGGAATCCTCGTAGATGCCGGCAAAGGCAGACTGAATTGCGTTGATCTTGGAGTGGGAATCAGTCATGAAGAGGCCGCAGCCCTTGAATCTTCAGGGAAAAAAATATTGTTCAATTGCGGAACAGGATTGTTTAACCTCGAGTGGCTTCTAAAAAATATTGATGCCATCATAGAAGGACTTCCTTTACGCTTTAGTGATCAAAACAAGGATATAGGCTTATACTCCCAGGCAGAACAGGTCACATGGGAAGTCATGGGGATGATTAAAGACCCAATAATTTTTGCCGTAGACAAGTATCAGAGGTTTCTGGCTGCTAAAATTCTTCTTGAAAACATGATGACATCCGGACTCAAACTCAATGCCCCCGGATTTCCTGATGATCAAGAAGCATTGCTTGCTACTGCTCAAAAACTCAATGGAGGATTGAAAAATCTTCTATCAACCGTATATGCTCTTGTCTTAGAAGACAATTTGTGGCGGCCTGAAGAAAAGAAATGA
- a CDS encoding HD-GYP domain-containing protein, whose translation MNNIEIKSLKPGMYFESPVYLDKGYVLLTPETPVSEMLIKNLNTWGFTTLFSEGSPIGRETPTQSGPSSNIQTATLDQNIKEKEGLNRARNFFMQMFHFTEKIHTRFKEDSILNLNAMTEEIKKAITMIREDDKYVLRFQEIVPPEGSEYMISHSVKTTILALSIGDRLKMPNHKLIELGIASLLHEVGMLQIPNKIYDKKGALSADEQKVIKAHTLLGFRALREFSLPRDILLGILEHHERNDGSGYPQGLSTARISQFGKIIAVACSYDAQISNRPFRSGRDAHTSLTGMLREMRSHYDEEVMKALLGILSIYPLGSYITLVNGYTGIVTETNDKDFRYPTVKILLDKNRNILKDQPSIKTSEGGEMKIVSVLNNSEIQKIKALIQTQG comes from the coding sequence GTGAATAATATAGAAATTAAGAGTCTCAAACCAGGTATGTATTTTGAGTCACCTGTTTACCTGGACAAGGGTTATGTCCTTTTGACTCCGGAAACTCCCGTCTCCGAAATGCTTATAAAGAATCTGAATACATGGGGTTTTACAACTCTCTTCAGCGAAGGTTCTCCCATTGGTAGAGAGACACCCACACAAAGCGGCCCTTCTTCCAATATTCAGACAGCCACACTAGATCAGAACATTAAAGAAAAAGAAGGCCTCAACAGGGCCAGAAACTTCTTTATGCAGATGTTTCATTTTACAGAAAAAATTCACACGAGATTCAAAGAAGACAGCATCCTGAATCTCAATGCCATGACAGAAGAAATTAAAAAAGCGATCACAATGATCAGAGAAGATGATAAATATGTCCTTCGTTTTCAGGAGATTGTTCCTCCCGAAGGGAGTGAATACATGATCAGCCACTCTGTCAAAACAACCATTTTAGCTCTGTCCATCGGAGACAGGCTGAAAATGCCCAATCATAAACTAATTGAACTTGGTATCGCGTCACTTCTCCACGAAGTGGGAATGCTTCAGATTCCCAATAAGATATACGACAAGAAAGGGGCTCTTTCCGCGGATGAACAAAAAGTCATTAAAGCCCATACCCTGCTGGGATTCAGAGCATTAAGAGAATTTTCTCTCCCCAGAGATATTCTCCTGGGAATACTTGAACACCATGAAAGGAATGACGGCTCCGGATATCCACAGGGACTCTCAACAGCCCGTATTTCTCAATTTGGTAAAATCATTGCCGTAGCCTGCTCTTATGATGCCCAGATCTCCAACAGGCCATTTAGATCTGGAAGAGATGCCCATACCAGTCTGACCGGAATGTTGAGGGAAATGCGCTCTCATTACGATGAAGAAGTCATGAAGGCTCTCTTAGGAATTCTGTCCATCTACCCTCTAGGAAGCTATATAACCCTTGTAAATGGGTATACAGGCATTGTCACAGAAACGAACGATAAAGATTTCCGCTACCCCACAGTGAAGATTCTGCTGGATAAGAATAGAAATATTCTTAAGGATCAGCCTTCTATTAAAACGAGTGAGGGAGGAGAAATGAAGATTGTTTCTGTTTTGAATAATTCTGAAATTCAAAAAATCAAGGCCCTCATACAAACTCAAGGATGA
- a CDS encoding pyridoxal phosphate-dependent aminotransferase, producing MVIRKSKKLDNVCYDIRGPVLKEAMRLEEEGYRILKLNTGNPGVFGFDAPDEIRHDIILNLLDAQGYSDSKGVFSARKAVMHECQRLGIQGVDTDDIYLGNGVSELISIAMQGLLNNGDEILIPMPDYPLWTASSVLAGGKAVHYFCDEESDWYPDLDDIKSKINENTKGIVVINPNNPTGSVYPKEILESIIELAREHNLIIFSDEIYDKILYDDAIHIPMGSLADDVLIVTFNGLSKSYRAAGFRAGWMILSGNKKMASDYIEGLDILSNMRLCSNVPAQLGIQTALGGYQSIKDLVAPGGRLRSQRDFFYEKLVSIPGISCVKPKGALYMFPKVDVKKFNISNDQKLIYDILTETRTLLVQGTGFNWKEPDHFRMVFLPELEALSLVATRLESFFETYVQRVN from the coding sequence ATGGTCATTAGGAAATCTAAGAAGTTGGATAATGTCTGTTACGATATTCGTGGACCCGTTTTAAAAGAGGCCATGAGGCTGGAAGAAGAGGGCTATAGAATCCTTAAACTGAATACAGGAAATCCGGGAGTTTTTGGTTTTGATGCTCCTGATGAGATCCGCCATGATATCATATTAAATCTTCTGGACGCTCAGGGATATTCCGATTCCAAGGGTGTTTTTTCCGCTAGAAAAGCGGTCATGCATGAATGTCAGCGTTTAGGAATCCAGGGAGTTGACACAGACGATATATATCTGGGTAATGGTGTCAGCGAACTCATCTCCATAGCCATGCAGGGGCTTCTTAATAATGGAGACGAAATCCTGATACCTATGCCTGACTATCCCTTGTGGACTGCCTCTTCAGTATTGGCCGGTGGTAAAGCTGTTCATTATTTCTGTGATGAAGAGTCTGACTGGTATCCCGATCTGGATGATATTAAGAGTAAAATAAATGAGAATACAAAAGGCATTGTTGTTATAAATCCTAACAATCCCACAGGGAGTGTTTATCCCAAAGAAATCCTTGAATCTATCATTGAGTTAGCCAGAGAGCATAATCTCATTATTTTTTCGGATGAAATCTATGATAAAATTCTCTATGATGACGCCATTCACATACCCATGGGCTCCCTGGCCGATGATGTACTGATTGTCACCTTTAATGGACTGAGTAAGTCATACCGGGCTGCCGGGTTTAGAGCCGGATGGATGATTCTAAGCGGAAATAAGAAGATGGCATCCGATTACATAGAAGGTTTGGATATTCTTTCCAATATGAGGTTGTGCAGTAATGTTCCGGCACAACTGGGAATTCAGACCGCTCTGGGAGGCTATCAAAGTATCAAGGACTTGGTTGCTCCGGGAGGTCGTCTCAGGAGTCAGCGAGATTTTTTCTATGAAAAACTCGTTTCAATTCCCGGAATTAGCTGTGTGAAGCCTAAGGGTGCCTTGTATATGTTTCCAAAAGTCGATGTTAAGAAATTCAACATCAGTAATGACCAGAAGTTGATCTATGACATCTTGACCGAAACAAGGACACTCCTTGTTCAGGGAACCGGTTTTAATTGGAAGGAACCGGATCATTTTAGAATGGTTTTTCTTCCGGAACTGGAGGCCTTGTCCCTTGTGGCAACCAGACTGGAATCCTTTTTTGAAACTTATGTACAGCGAGTGAATTAA
- the gltX gene encoding glutamate--tRNA ligase → MSVRVRYAPSPTGLQHIGGVRTALFNYFFAKANGGSFILRIEDTDRERYNEDALKDLYDTLNWLNIPWDEGPGKGDFGPYQQSERYNLYQEYAQKLLDNGKAYYCFCSAERLDAVREEQKKNKSSNQGYDRHCRDIDPAEALARKEAGESCVIRLKVPLEGKTTFHDEVMGDITRKNSDVSPDPVIVKTDGFPTYHLANVIDDHLMEITHIMRAQEWIPSGPLHIILYEAFGWTAPKYCHLPLVMGKDGSKLSKRHGSTSLVDFRNGGYLPEAIINYISLLGWSFDDSREFFTKEDLEKLFSMERIKKAPAVFDYKKLEWFNGQYIRKRSKESLLELLIPILQKDQVVSDPMTAEETAILEGVLPLAQERLKFTTDVSETVRFLFRDIDGYNIDDALPKKIELSQIPAILDAASELLEGFESRTQEENEQAFYNKSQEMGLKMGQIMQPVRVAVTGSKISPPLFESIGLLGVEKAIQRIKALKEQITRALGTVQ, encoded by the coding sequence ATGTCAGTGCGTGTTCGCTATGCTCCGTCACCCACCGGTTTACAGCACATCGGTGGAGTTAGAACGGCGCTTTTCAATTACTTTTTTGCCAAAGCCAATGGTGGCTCTTTTATACTTCGAATCGAAGATACAGATAGGGAACGATACAATGAAGATGCCCTTAAGGATCTTTATGATACTCTTAACTGGTTGAATATTCCCTGGGATGAAGGACCAGGTAAGGGTGATTTCGGCCCCTATCAACAATCTGAACGTTATAATCTCTACCAGGAATATGCTCAGAAGCTCTTGGACAATGGGAAGGCTTACTACTGTTTTTGCAGTGCCGAGCGTCTTGATGCCGTGAGAGAAGAGCAGAAAAAGAATAAATCCAGTAATCAGGGTTATGATAGACACTGCCGGGATATTGATCCTGCCGAAGCACTGGCCCGCAAAGAAGCCGGTGAATCCTGTGTTATCCGCTTGAAGGTTCCTCTGGAAGGTAAAACTACATTTCATGATGAAGTCATGGGGGATATTACCAGGAAAAACAGCGACGTCAGTCCGGATCCTGTCATCGTAAAGACAGATGGTTTTCCAACATATCATCTGGCTAATGTGATCGACGACCATCTGATGGAAATTACTCATATCATGAGAGCGCAGGAATGGATACCTTCCGGTCCGCTGCATATCATTCTGTATGAGGCGTTCGGGTGGACAGCTCCCAAATACTGTCACCTTCCACTTGTCATGGGAAAAGATGGATCTAAATTGTCAAAACGCCATGGTTCTACATCTCTAGTAGACTTTAGGAATGGTGGGTATCTCCCAGAAGCCATCATCAACTATATCTCTCTGCTGGGTTGGTCTTTTGATGATTCAAGAGAATTTTTTACGAAGGAAGACCTCGAGAAGCTTTTTTCCATGGAGAGAATCAAAAAGGCTCCCGCCGTTTTTGATTATAAAAAACTGGAGTGGTTCAACGGGCAGTACATCCGTAAAAGAAGCAAAGAATCTCTTCTTGAACTGCTGATTCCCATACTCCAGAAGGATCAGGTTGTTTCCGATCCCATGACTGCTGAAGAAACAGCTATTTTAGAAGGCGTATTACCCCTGGCTCAGGAGAGATTGAAGTTTACAACCGATGTGTCAGAAACGGTCAGATTCCTCTTTAGGGACATAGATGGTTATAACATTGATGATGCGTTGCCCAAAAAAATAGAACTGTCTCAGATTCCTGCAATTCTCGATGCAGCCTCAGAGCTTCTTGAAGGCTTTGAGAGCAGAACTCAGGAAGAAAATGAACAGGCTTTTTATAATAAATCTCAGGAAATGGGGTTGAAGATGGGTCAGATCATGCAGCCCGTCCGTGTAGCCGTCACTGGCAGTAAAATTTCTCCTCCCCTGTTTGAGTCTATAGGACTCCTTGGTGTGGAAAAAGCGATTCAAAGAATAAAGGCTCTAAAAGAGCAAATCACCAGGGCCCTCGGGACAGTTCAGTAA